A DNA window from Myripristis murdjan chromosome 19, fMyrMur1.1, whole genome shotgun sequence contains the following coding sequences:
- the clrn3 gene encoding clarin-3, producing MPSRKKTLHFLSSALVTSVSVGILGYAMSTTWAAATMDCAPSGNVLFNGTAVIEFKLFNGSWNRINCPFFGRDEKFQVFPELAKVGGAPIVLHSLSVGLLVLCLLFSAVSILISLYNSVSNPYETYMGPVGFYASSSLSACLSLLVIMLFVVNINVTDMAEDLVKKFSQDNPVDLRNKSAEMQIGYYLVIPYMVLSLLSIALIYMYEHAAYTHKKEQQRPTEDAPKEIMMY from the exons ATGCCATCCAGAAAGAAGACTCTCCATTTCTTGTCCAGTGCACTGGTGACTTCCGTTTCTGTTGGGATTTTGGGATATGCTATGTCAACAACATGGGCCGCAGCTACCATGGACTGCGCTCCAAGTGGAAATGTCTTGTTTAATGGTACTGCTGTGATAGAATTTAAGCTTTTCAATGGAAGCTGGAACAGAATAAATTGTCCCTTTTTTGGACGCGACGAGAAATTCCAAG TGTTTCCTGAGCTGGCAAAGGTTGGAGGAGCCCCTATTGTCCTGCACTCACTGTCTGTGGGCCTTTTAGTCCTGTGTCTGCTGTTTTCAGCCGTCAGCATCCTTATCTCCCTCTACAACAGTGTCAGTAACCCTTATGAGACGTACATGGGGCCTGTTGGCTTCTACGCCAGCAGCTCGCTCAGCG CATGCTTGTCTTTATTGGTCATCATGTTATTTGTGGTGAATATCAACGTGACCGACATGGCAGAGGATCTGGTGAAAAAGTTTTCCCAGGATAATCCAGTGGACCTGAGGAACAAGTCGGCTGAAATGCAGATAGGATACTACCTCGTCATCCCCTACATGgtgctgtctctcctctccattgCCTTGATCTACATGTACGAGCACGCAGCCtacacacacaagaaagaaCAACAGAGGCCTACCGAGGATGCGCCCAAAGAGATAATGATGTATTAG